In Leclercia sp. LSNIH1, the genomic stretch ACTTCCCAACTTTCGGCCAGGCTTGGCACCAGATCGGTAGTGCCCGGCGTAAAATCCACCAGCCGGTTATAGACCGGCACCGCGCTGGCATCCACGCTGGTGCCGGAGGTATAGAGTTGCGGGTTAAAGTTCTCAGGCGATCCTTCGGAACAATAGACCAGCGTTTTAGCGGCAACGGTGGAACTGACCGTCAGCGCGGCGACGGTTAGCGCCAGTTTTGTGAGGTTGCTTTTCATCGCGTTTTCCTGTCTTTTAATTTGACGGCTAATGAATTTTTTGTCGTGCCAAACCATAAATATCATTAAAGTGATTTCGCAAACACCTGATAACTCAAATAAAGAAGGATCCACCATGGCTTCTGCGCTCGCCAGACAATTAACCCAACGCTTCTTTCGCTACTTGGCTGTCACCAGCCAGAGCGACCCAAAGGTGAAAACCCTGCCCTCCACACCCGGCCAGCATGAGATGGCACGGATGCTGGCCGCAGAGCTGCAAACGCTGGGTTTGTCGGAGATCGTGATCGACGAATTTGCCACCGTCACCGCGGTAAAAAAGGGCAATGTTCCCGGCGCGCCGCGAATCGGTTTTATCACCCATATCGATACCGTTGACGTCGGTTTATCACCGGATATTCATCCACAGATCCTCACCTTTACCGGAGATGATCTCTGCCTGAATGCGGAAAAAGATATCTGGCTGCGGGTCAGCGAACACCCGGAAATCCTCGCTTACCCCAATGAAGAAATCATTTTCAGCGACGGCACCAGCGTACTGGGCGCCGACAACAAATCGGCGGTGACGGTGGTGATGACGCTGCTAGAGAACCTTACCGCTGAGCATAAGCATGGCGATATCGTGGTGGCCTTTGTGCCGGACGAAGAGATTGGCCTGTGCGGGGCGAAAGCGCTGGATCTGGCCCGTTTTGATGTCGATTTCGCCTGGACCATCGACTGCTGCGAGCTGGGGGAGATTGTTTACGAGAACTTCAACGCGGCGGCAGCGGAGATTCGCTTTACCGGCGTGACGGCGCACCCCATGTCGGCGAAGGGCGTGCTGGTGAACCCGCTGCTGATGGCAACCGACTACATCAACCATTTCGATCGTCTGCAAACCCCGGAGCATACCGAGGGCCGGGAAGGTTATATCTGGTTTAACGGCATTCAGGCCGGGCAAAACGAGGCGTTGCTGAAGGCGAGCATTCGTGATTTCGACCGTGAGAGTTTTGCCGCCCGTAAGGCGCAAATTGGCGAAGTGGCGGAGAAGATTGCCGCTCAACACCCTACCGCGCAGGTAAGCTGGCATATCGAAGATACCTACAGCAACATCAGCAATGCGGTAGGTGACGATCGCCGGGCAATCGACCTGATGTTCGAGGCGATGGAAAGTTTAGGCATCACGCCAAAACCGACCCCAATGCGCGGCGGCACCGACGGTGCAGCGCTCTCGGCGAAGGGGCTGTTAACCCCGAACTTCTTCACCGGCGCCCATAACTTCCACTCAAAATTTGAGTTTTTACCGTTGAAATCGTTCGAGGCGTCGTACAACACGGCGCTGCAGCTCTGTCTGCTGGCGGCGCGTTAAGCGGGTTGGCGTTTTATTCGGCTTTCACTTAGCGTGCGCAAACTGGAGAACCCGGTCATGACATGACCGGGTTAATTTTTTATTTAACCTGACGGTTATTATCTGCTTTAAGCTCTTCCCAGGATGCTTCGAGTATCCAGAGACATTTAGCGCCATCGCTCGTTTTCAGTAACGCCTGCCGCGTACGCTGGTAGAACGCCTCGATCTCTACCGCTGATTTCTCGGTCGGAGGGGTACAGATGATGTCGCTACCAATCATGTGCGGCCATTTTTCAGCATCAATGGTTTGCAGCACCCGGAGCGTAACGGTGGTGTTCGTTGACAAGGCTAAGGCCATCGCGTCTTCAAGTTGTTGAGCCTGCTTAACGTCAGCCTTTGCAGCCAGCACCGGGATCTGTTCAATCCACTCCGCCTCGCCAGCAGCCACGCCGCGCAGAGCGGAAGGCCAATCTGTTTCTTCAGCCATTGCCGGAAGTGAGATAATCGCTAGCAGTAAAACGGCCAGCCACTTCATCGCACCACCTCCAGATCGGTGCTGTCGCGGATTATCTGCCGACGTGTCGACAACGAAAGAATAATACAGCCTGCAGATGCGAACCCTGCAGGTCCTTCGATTCGTTCGCCATGGATACGAAACGCTGAGCGACCAAAGCTCTCGCCGGTGACTTGCTCAAGAATGATAGTTACCGGTCCTTTTGAATTTGAATGCCCTGAGATTTTATAGGTCCCTCTTGGTATAGGTCCCAATCCCCTGACATGCTGACGGTCAGGATTGTTTTTATTGGTGAGTGCGCCGGAGTAGCCGGTCTCGATTAGCTTGCCATCTTTATACATCTTGCCAGTCGACTGCTCATACTTCCATCCCATAACCTTCTCCTTATGCCGTCTTACGGTCGTTCCAGCTGTCTGCATGCATAATGTTACCATCGGCATAGCGCCACGTTATTTTTTCATACAACAGCTCCACCAGCTCAATGTGATTATGTTTCTCATAATCTGGATCTTTGACATCCAGCATCATTGGGCAGACGCTGACAACCTTTACGCCCTCCATAAGAGTTGAAAAGTATTCCACCTCTTGTCCTGCGTCATTAATGCGGTAAAACTTCAACTCAGCGGATTTAAGCTTCTGGCCCGTGCTAACGGCCTTGTAGAGATAGGGGCTGGAGGCGTCGATCTCTTTATCGAATGAGTAGGGAGAATGTACACGCAGGCTGGTTGCCTTGCCGTTGTGCTTGTCGGTGGGTTGCATTACGCCATGATTGAGGCCGATGACTTCTATGCTGCCTTCACGCCCGTAGACGTCGACAGAACCTTTAATATCTGCACCACCGTCGTCTTTAAGCCATAAATACGCGGGAATTGCCATTTGAGTTAAACTCCATTTAAGAAAATCCTGTAATGTTATGCACTTACATGCCAGCCCACGCTATAGCTTAAAAAATCATCCGTCAACTTTTGTGCGACGGTACATAAAACGATCTGATGTTTCCTTGATGCAAATAAAAAAGACCGGAAAAACCTGACCGGGGTCTGATAACGAACCTATTTACTATTGTATTCGCGGATAGGCCGGGAGGCGGCTGCGCCTTACCCGGCCTACGGTATTATAGGCCCGTGCAAGCCCTGCGCCGCCGGGCAAGAACGGTTACGTCGGCTTACGCGCCAGCATCGTGGCAAAACGCAGCTTAATGCGGTTCCCCTGGGCGTCGGTGCGGTGCAGCTCGCCCACCTCCTCGTTATATTTCAGCAGTTCCCAGCCCGCATAGTAGTCGCTTAACTCGCCGGTTTTAAACGCGAACGGGAAGCCGACGTTGCACGGATAATCGTCGGTATCCATTGCGGCCACAATCAGGTTATAGCCGCCGGGTTTCGTGCAGCGCTGCATGTTGTCGATAAGATTGGGGATGGTTTCCGCCTGCAGGAACATCATCACCACGGTAGAGAGAATAAAATCGTATTCGCCGTCAAAGCGCAGGGTGTTGAGATCCTGGACCGCCGTCTGCAGGTTAGTGATCCCCTCTTTCGCCTTGATGCTCTCGATATTCTCGATGCCCATCGGACTTTTATCCCACGCGGTGACGTCAAAGCCGTTCGCCGCAAGGTAGAGGCTGTTTCGCCCGTTGCCGCAGCCGAGATCCAGCGTCTTGCCCGGCTCAACAATCCCGGCGCTGTAGAGCACTTCGGAGTGGGTACGGGTCAGGCCATATTTTTCGGTAAAGTAGTTCTCATCAAACACAGTCATTCTTTTTCCTCAGCTTGCATAAGCGTTGCTTTGTCTGCACGAACCAACAGTTTCCCCTGCATCAACAGGATAAACGTACGCACCAGTAATAGCGCAATGATGGCATTGGTAAAAATAAAGAGCGGAATGGCGATGGCGTGAAAGAAACCGGACGGGCTACTCTGCCCCAGATGCAAGCCGGTGGTGGCCAGCGCCGAGACGCCGAACGAAAAGCTCCAGAATGAAGCATTAAAGGGCTGCGACAGATACCAGGGCATCAGCCGCAGGGTAAAGAGTAATTGCAACAGGCCATAGCCGAACAGCATTTTGGCAAAGGTATCCGCCTCGCCGCCGTTGACGCTGAGCCACGCGCTACAGGCCACCAGCGCAGGGGCCAGCTGAATACCGAGAGATGAGCGCATTGGCGCAGGCAGTTCACCCGCGCTGCGCAGCCGTTGCAGTATCACTGGTTCCAGGCTCAGCCAGGAGAAGACCCCCGCGCCGAGAAACACCAGCCCGGCATCGTGAAACCCGAGTGCGCCGCAGGCCATCGCGCTGATAAAGTTGTTAGCCACCGTCGGCAGGTAGAGCCCCGGGGTGGTCGCCTCCTCCGGATGTTTGCCGCGCCACAGCCCGGCGGACTGCCACGCCGCATAGCTCAACTGCACCACCACGCCCACGCTGAACAAGGCCAGCGCCAGCGGGCGATACCAGGGCACAAAGCCAATCGCCACCAGCATGGTGGTGGCCGGGAACAGACTCACAAAGCTGCTCATTACCGGATGACGCATCTCCGCCAGGACGCTGCCGGGAAACCGCACCGCGCGGGTGATAAACGCCACGGTTAACAGCAGCCAGATCGTCATCGCCAGCAACACCAGCATCTCCCCCGGCCAGTGCGGCACCGGCCAGATGGTGCTGGCATAGCGCCAGGCGAAGCCCATACCAATCGTACCCAGCACCATACCGTAGTAGCCAGCGGGCAAATTAAGAACGCGTTCAGCGGGTTGAGTCTTGTACATTTTTTTTAAGCTATAAATTATATTTGAAATGCTAGTTTAAGGAGTTTCATTTGCCGATGCCACTCTTTCGATCAAGCCAAAGTTTGCTACGGTTAGTAAAGAGGACAACTGCGGACACAGTGATGAATAAATATCAACTCAGCGAAGAGAGCCGTCTGCACCACTGGCAGGATGGCGAGACCAAAACAGCGGTAAAAGTACGCCAGATTATCGCCGCGCGTGATTTCAGCGATGTGAAAAGCGGCACCCGGGGGGGCTGGATCAATGACCAATCGGCGCTCTCGCAGGAGGATGACTGCTGGATCTACGACGAGAACAGCGTGGTCTTTGCCGGGGCACAGGTGAGCGGTAACGCGCGCCTTACCCGGCCATGCGTAATTAGTCATCAGGCGTCTGTCGGCGATAACGCATGGGTTGACGGAGCCGAGATCGGCCACGGCGCGCGCTTAAGTGACAACGTCACCGTTCAGTCTTCGGTGGTGCGTGGTGAATGCCATCTGTTTGGTAATGCCCGCATCCTGCACAACAGCATGGTGATCGCCGCTAAAGGGTTAACCCCGGACAATGAGCAGATCCTGCGTATTTTTGGCGAGGCCACGGTCAGCCAGTCGCGGGTGGTACATCAGGCGCAGATCTACGGCAACGCCAATGTCAGCTACGCCTTTGTTGAGCATCGCGCTGAAATTTTTGACAACGCGCTGATCGAAGGCAACGAAGTGAACAACGTCTGGGTATGCGACTGCGCCAAAGTGTACGGCAACGCGCGCCTGCTCGCGGGGCTGGAGGAGGATGCCATCCCTACCCTGCGCTACAGCTCCCAGGTGGCGGAAAATGCCCTGGTTGAGGGCAACTGCGTGATTAAACACCATGTGCTGATTGGCGGCGAAGCCTGGCTACGCGGCGGACCGATTTTAATAGATGACAAAGTGGTGATTCAGGGTCGGGCACGCATTCGCGGGGAAGTGCTGATCGAGCATCATATTGAGATTACCGATGACGCGGTGATTGAGGCGGCGGAAGGCGAGATGATCCACCTGCGCGGTGAGAAGGTGATTAACGGCGCGCAGCATATCACCCGCACGCCGCTGATTGGTGCATTATGAGGTGCAGATCCGGGCATAGATGTTCTGGTCGTCATAGCCTCCGTTGAGGAATTCCGCCTCTTTCAGACACCCTTCCAGCACAAAGCCGTTGCGCAGCGCCACCTGATTGCTGGCGGCGTTGTCAACGCGGCACTTGATGACGAAACGGCGGATCTCTCCGCGTCCGGCGTAGTGGCGGATAAAGGCCTCCAGTGCCTGGGACAAAATACCCTGCCCCTGATGCGCTTCATCCAGCCAGTAGCCGATATAGCCGGTTTTATTCAGCGGCTCGATGGCGTTAAACGACAGCACCCCCACCAGCGCATTATCGTGAAAAATCAGGAACATCTTGGCGTAACCACGTTGATGCAGCATCTGGTTGCTCTGAATGTTCTGGCGGGTGTCCTCTTCGGTGCCGACATATTGCGGCCAGTTAAGGTAGTCCTGTAACCACGCCCGGTTTTTGATCACCAGATTATGCAGCTCGGAGGTGTAACGCTCGTCGGCGGCACGCAGTTCGATATGCGCATTGACGGGAATGATCTCTTCAGTTGGTGTGGTCATCGTGCTTCCTCTGCAACGCCGGGCGGCGCATGCGCTTGCCCGGCCTACGGTTTAGTGCCGTTCGTAGGCCGGGTAAGGCGCAGCCGCCACCCGGCAAAGGCTTAACGCATTACGCGGTCGTCTACATACTGACGTTTATCCGGCGCGGGCGGGAAATAGTGATACAGCCAGGTTTCGCTGATCGCTTCGCCCTGACAGCGCAGGAACATCCGTATATCCACCGTATCGGTCGAATCGCTGGTCGGGTACCAGTCGAACAGGATGCGATAGCCATCGAACGGCTCCACATAGAGGATCTCAATCTGCTTCGCTTCTCCACTGGAGAGGGTGATTACCGGCTCGATCCCTTTTGGCGCGGCCGCTTTCAGATCGCCGCCGACAAAATCGACCGCAAAACGGCGCGCCCACACCTTCGGATAGTGCTCGCCAGGGGCCCAGCCTTCCGGGAAGCCGCCCATGCCGGTACGGGTGGCCAGCACGTTTGCCAGCGGGGAACGGACCGGCGGCCTGGCGCTCCAGTAGAGACGGTACTGGAAGTTCAGTTTATCCCCCGCCTTCACCGGTTTTTCCGGCTGCCAGAAGCAGACCACGTTATCCAGGGTTTCGCCGGTGGTCGGGATCTCCATCAGCCCGACGGTGCCTTTGCCCCACTGGTTACGCGGCTCAACCCACAGGCTTGGGCGCTTGTTGTACCAGCCCATGATGTCCTGATAGTGGGAGAAGTCGCGGTCAAGCTGGAGCAGACCAAAACCTTTCGGGTTTTTGTCGGTATAGGCGTTGTATTGCAGCTTTTGCGGGTTATTCAGCGGGCGGCAAACCCATTCGCCGTTGCCGCGCCACATCGCCAGACGATCGGAGTCGTGGATCTGCGGATGAATGGTGTCGCAGACGCGGCGCTCGTTGTTGCCGCAGGCGAACATGCTGGTCATCGGGGCAATACCCAACTGCTGGATCTCTTTACGGGCGTAGAGATGGTTTTCGACATCCATGATCACCTGGGTCTTCTCGCAGTGGATCACAAACTTATAGGCCCCGGTGATGCTCGGGCTGTCGAGCAGGGTGTAGACCGTGAAGGTGGTCGCCCCGGGTTTAACGGTTTCAAACCAGAAGGCGGTGAAGTCCGGGAACTCCTCGGTGCTGTCGGCGTAGGTGTTCAGCGCCAGGCCGCGGGCGGAGAGCCCATACTGATAGGTGTCGTCAACCGCGCGGAAGTAGCTCGCGCCGAGGAAAGAGACGATATCGCGGCGCGCCAGCTCCGGCGATTTAAAGGCGCGGAAACCGGCGAAGCCTAAGTCGCTCTGCCCTTCCAGCTGCTTAGTATCGACCCCCGCGTCGTGGTAGTTGAAGAGTTCCGGGCGGAAGTGGATCTCACGCGCCTGGGCGGTCTGGTTATCCAGGGAGAACATGCGCACCCGACGGCGGAAGCCCATCCCGACGTGGAAGAACTGCACATCAAGCTGGCGGTTTTCGATGTTGTTCCACAGCGACTGCTTTGGATCGTACTGGATGCTGTTATAAGCCTGCGGTGTCAGTGTTGCCAGCGTATCCGGCAGCGGACGCGGCGCACCACCCCACGGTGTTTGCGCCAGGTCGTGAGCCATGGATTGCAGCACAGAAAAGTCGAAACGGCGGCTGGTGCCGTCCGCAATATCCGATTCAGCTGCACTGGCCGCCTGGGAAAAGAGTGCGGCGAAACCGGAAGTTCCGCTTACTGCGGCGACGGCCAGAGATCCTTTTAAAAAACGTCTGCGATTCATGCCTGGAAAAACGTCCTTATGGTCGTGGGGTGGTGGGTTTCGCTTAAGGCGAAACAACGGCAAGAAAGAACATCATTAAAAGGGCACAGCCTAAACAAAAACGGTTAAGAATCCAATTGTTGGCAGGCGAGAATATGAACAAAGCGCGAAAGAATTTTCTGTCGAGGGGAATTGCCTGAAACGGAGGTAAAGTTATGTTTAAAAAAGCCCCCGACGGACATCATCGTCGGAGGCTTAGCGTAAGATGATTATTTCACGCTGACATCGATGCCCGGGAAGTACTTCTGCGCAAGCTTGTCGATAGTGCCGTCAGCACGGACTTTATCAATGGCGGCATCAAGCTGCTTTTTGGTGGCCTCATCGCCTTTACGCAGGCCATAGCCGATCCCGCTGCCCAGGATGGTGTCATCGGCGACCGGCTTACCGATAAAGCCAAAGCCTTTCCCCTGTGGCTTGCTCAGGAAGCCCGCCTGTCCGGCGGCAGACATCACCAGCGAGGCGTCAATACGGCCATTCAGCAGATCGCCCCAGGCCATGTTCTGATCTTTATACGACACCACGGTGACACCCTGTTTTTCCCAGTGCTCCTTGGCGTAGGTTTCCTGAATGGAGCCCTGCAACACGCCCACGGTCTTGCCCTTCAGCCCTTCCGGGGTGGCGTCCACCGCGCTACCGGTCTTGCCCACCAGCTGAGATGGAATACGGTAGATCGGCTGGGTGAAGTCGATGCTCTGGCGACGCTGGTCGGTGATGTTCATCGCCGAGTTGATGGCGTCAAATTTCTTCGCCACCAGCCCCGGGATCAGCGCGTCAAACGAGGTTTCAACCCAGCTGCACTTCAGGGCCGCCGCCGCGCAAATTGCGTTCCCCAGCTCAATATCAAACCCTTCCAGTTCACCCGAGGCGTTACGGCTCTCAAAAGGCGGATACTCAGCTTCTACGCCGTAACGTAATTCGGTTGCGGCAAGTGAGGAAAACGAACACAGCAACCCCAGGCCGACAACGAAGGCTTTTACTTTCATGACTGAACTCCTTAGCGTGGTTTTACCCGACACAGGGCCTGCGCACCTGCCCGTAATGTCGCCTCATCTTTGGCAAAAGAGAGACGGATTAATTTGTTATCTGTCCCGTCGGTATAGAACGCCGAGAGCGGGATCGTGGCAACACCGTAATCAACAATCAGCCGTTTCACCATCTCGCTGTCGCGTTCATCGCTGAAGTGGCTGTAATCCGCCAGCAGGAAGAAGGAGCCTGCGCTCGGCAGCAGGCGGAACGGTGAGTCGGCCAGCAGGTTGACCAGCAGATCGCGTTTGCGCTGGTAGAACGCCGCCAGCGACAGCCAGGTTTGCGGATCGGCCATATGTTCAGCAAACGCATACTGCATAGGGGTATCGGCAGAGAACATCAAAAACTGATGGATTTTGCAGATCTCATCCATCAACGGCGCCGGGGCGACACAGTAGCCGACGCGCCAGCCGGTGACGTGGTAGGTTTTGCCAAACGACGAGACGATCACGCTGCGCTCCGCCAGCCCCGGATGGGTAGCCATGCCGTGATGCGGCACGTCGTCAAACACCACGTGCTCGTACACTTCGTCAGAGAGAATAATGATATCGGTGTTGCGGGTGATCGCCGCAAGCTGCGCCAGATCCTCCGCCGAGAAGACCTGCCCGCTCGGGTTATGCGGCGTGTTGACAATAATCATCCGGGTGCGCGAGGTAATAGCGGCGCGCACTTCATCCCAGTTAACGGCAAAATCCGGCACTGTCAGCTTGATGGCTACCGGCGTGGCGCCCTGCAGACGGACAATCGGCGCGTAGCTGTCGAACGACGGCTCAAAGTAGATCACCTCATCACCAGCATGCACCAGCCCGCTGATGGCCGAATAGAGCCCTTCGCTGGCGCTGGCGGTAACTAACACTTCGCTGGCAGGATCGTACTGCGTACCGTAGAGGGATGCGATCTTATCGGCGATGCGTTCCTTCAGCGACGCCAGCCCGGTCATGGACGCGTACTGGTTGTGGCCCGCCTGCATGGCGCGGTGGACACCTGCCACCAGCGCGGGATCGCAGTCGAAATTCGGCGCCCCCTGAGAAAGGTTGATGGCATTGTGTTCAGCGGAGAGCTGACCGATAACGGTAAAAATCGTGGTGCCTACGTCCGGCAGTTTGGATCGGGGTTGTATCGGAGTACGCAGCGTCATCGGAATTTCCTCTGGTAGATAGTGCATAACTATTCAACCTGAACGCTATTGTGGCGACAATCGAATTGTTGTCATAATAGCCATGATAAAAAATCATACCTGGAGGTTCTGTGTCGCATCGCGCATTC encodes the following:
- the pepT gene encoding peptidase T, producing the protein MASALARQLTQRFFRYLAVTSQSDPKVKTLPSTPGQHEMARMLAAELQTLGLSEIVIDEFATVTAVKKGNVPGAPRIGFITHIDTVDVGLSPDIHPQILTFTGDDLCLNAEKDIWLRVSEHPEILAYPNEEIIFSDGTSVLGADNKSAVTVVMTLLENLTAEHKHGDIVVAFVPDEEIGLCGAKALDLARFDVDFAWTIDCCELGEIVYENFNAAAAEIRFTGVTAHPMSAKGVLVNPLLMATDYINHFDRLQTPEHTEGREGYIWFNGIQAGQNEALLKASIRDFDRESFAARKAQIGEVAEKIAAQHPTAQVSWHIEDTYSNISNAVGDDRRAIDLMFEAMESLGITPKPTPMRGGTDGAALSAKGLLTPNFFTGAHNFHSKFEFLPLKSFEASYNTALQLCLLAAR
- a CDS encoding tlde1 domain-containing protein, yielding MGWKYEQSTGKMYKDGKLIETGYSGALTNKNNPDRQHVRGLGPIPRGTYKISGHSNSKGPVTIILEQVTGESFGRSAFRIHGERIEGPAGFASAGCIILSLSTRRQIIRDSTDLEVVR
- a CDS encoding Hcp family type VI secretion system effector; the protein is MAIPAYLWLKDDGGADIKGSVDVYGREGSIEVIGLNHGVMQPTDKHNGKATSLRVHSPYSFDKEIDASSPYLYKAVSTGQKLKSAELKFYRINDAGQEVEYFSTLMEGVKVVSVCPMMLDVKDPDYEKHNHIELVELLYEKITWRYADGNIMHADSWNDRKTA
- the tehB gene encoding tellurite resistance methyltransferase TehB, giving the protein MTVFDENYFTEKYGLTRTHSEVLYSAGIVEPGKTLDLGCGNGRNSLYLAANGFDVTAWDKSPMGIENIESIKAKEGITNLQTAVQDLNTLRFDGEYDFILSTVVMMFLQAETIPNLIDNMQRCTKPGGYNLIVAAMDTDDYPCNVGFPFAFKTGELSDYYAGWELLKYNEEVGELHRTDAQGNRIKLRFATMLARKPT
- the tehA gene encoding dicarboxylate transporter/tellurite-resistance protein TehA, which codes for MYKTQPAERVLNLPAGYYGMVLGTIGMGFAWRYASTIWPVPHWPGEMLVLLAMTIWLLLTVAFITRAVRFPGSVLAEMRHPVMSSFVSLFPATTMLVAIGFVPWYRPLALALFSVGVVVQLSYAAWQSAGLWRGKHPEEATTPGLYLPTVANNFISAMACGALGFHDAGLVFLGAGVFSWLSLEPVILQRLRSAGELPAPMRSSLGIQLAPALVACSAWLSVNGGEADTFAKMLFGYGLLQLLFTLRLMPWYLSQPFNASFWSFSFGVSALATTGLHLGQSSPSGFFHAIAIPLFIFTNAIIALLLVRTFILLMQGKLLVRADKATLMQAEEKE
- the ydcK gene encoding YdcK family protein; translation: MNKYQLSEESRLHHWQDGETKTAVKVRQIIAARDFSDVKSGTRGGWINDQSALSQEDDCWIYDENSVVFAGAQVSGNARLTRPCVISHQASVGDNAWVDGAEIGHGARLSDNVTVQSSVVRGECHLFGNARILHNSMVIAAKGLTPDNEQILRIFGEATVSQSRVVHQAQIYGNANVSYAFVEHRAEIFDNALIEGNEVNNVWVCDCAKVYGNARLLAGLEEDAIPTLRYSSQVAENALVEGNCVIKHHVLIGGEAWLRGGPILIDDKVVIQGRARIRGEVLIEHHIEITDDAVIEAAEGEMIHLRGEKVINGAQHITRTPLIGAL
- the rimL gene encoding 50S ribosomal protein L7/L12-serine acetyltransferase; the encoded protein is MTTPTEEIIPVNAHIELRAADERYTSELHNLVIKNRAWLQDYLNWPQYVGTEEDTRQNIQSNQMLHQRGYAKMFLIFHDNALVGVLSFNAIEPLNKTGYIGYWLDEAHQGQGILSQALEAFIRHYAGRGEIRRFVIKCRVDNAASNQVALRNGFVLEGCLKEAEFLNGGYDDQNIYARICTS
- a CDS encoding glucan biosynthesis protein D; the encoded protein is MNRRRFLKGSLAVAAVSGTSGFAALFSQAASAAESDIADGTSRRFDFSVLQSMAHDLAQTPWGGAPRPLPDTLATLTPQAYNSIQYDPKQSLWNNIENRQLDVQFFHVGMGFRRRVRMFSLDNQTAQAREIHFRPELFNYHDAGVDTKQLEGQSDLGFAGFRAFKSPELARRDIVSFLGASYFRAVDDTYQYGLSARGLALNTYADSTEEFPDFTAFWFETVKPGATTFTVYTLLDSPSITGAYKFVIHCEKTQVIMDVENHLYARKEIQQLGIAPMTSMFACGNNERRVCDTIHPQIHDSDRLAMWRGNGEWVCRPLNNPQKLQYNAYTDKNPKGFGLLQLDRDFSHYQDIMGWYNKRPSLWVEPRNQWGKGTVGLMEIPTTGETLDNVVCFWQPEKPVKAGDKLNFQYRLYWSARPPVRSPLANVLATRTGMGGFPEGWAPGEHYPKVWARRFAVDFVGGDLKAAAPKGIEPVITLSSGEAKQIEILYVEPFDGYRILFDWYPTSDSTDTVDIRMFLRCQGEAISETWLYHYFPPAPDKRQYVDDRVMR
- a CDS encoding ABC transporter substrate-binding protein, which gives rise to MKVKAFVVGLGLLCSFSSLAATELRYGVEAEYPPFESRNASGELEGFDIELGNAICAAAALKCSWVETSFDALIPGLVAKKFDAINSAMNITDQRRQSIDFTQPIYRIPSQLVGKTGSAVDATPEGLKGKTVGVLQGSIQETYAKEHWEKQGVTVVSYKDQNMAWGDLLNGRIDASLVMSAAGQAGFLSKPQGKGFGFIGKPVADDTILGSGIGYGLRKGDEATKKQLDAAIDKVRADGTIDKLAQKYFPGIDVSVK
- a CDS encoding pyridoxal phosphate-dependent aminotransferase, which codes for MTLRTPIQPRSKLPDVGTTIFTVIGQLSAEHNAINLSQGAPNFDCDPALVAGVHRAMQAGHNQYASMTGLASLKERIADKIASLYGTQYDPASEVLVTASASEGLYSAISGLVHAGDEVIYFEPSFDSYAPIVRLQGATPVAIKLTVPDFAVNWDEVRAAITSRTRMIIVNTPHNPSGQVFSAEDLAQLAAITRNTDIIILSDEVYEHVVFDDVPHHGMATHPGLAERSVIVSSFGKTYHVTGWRVGYCVAPAPLMDEICKIHQFLMFSADTPMQYAFAEHMADPQTWLSLAAFYQRKRDLLVNLLADSPFRLLPSAGSFFLLADYSHFSDERDSEMVKRLIVDYGVATIPLSAFYTDGTDNKLIRLSFAKDEATLRAGAQALCRVKPR